From Vibrio artabrorum, a single genomic window includes:
- the cobB gene encoding Sir2 family NAD+-dependent deacetylase translates to MHFPYRNIVILTGAGISAESGIQTFRAQDGLWENHKIEDVATPEGFNRDPDLVQAFYNQRRSSLQSDGVQPNSAHKALGELEDKLDGNVTIITQNIDNLHERGGSHNIIHMHGELLKARCSESNQVVDHKDDIETGELCHCCQIPAQMRPHIVWFGEMPLRMGEIYSALEEADLFISIGTSGVVYPAAGFVHDARMHGAHTIEINLEPSAVESEFEEKRYGKASIEVPKLVGELLCSEKGSLTV, encoded by the coding sequence ATGCATTTTCCATATCGAAATATCGTAATTCTTACTGGCGCTGGCATCTCAGCGGAGTCGGGGATTCAAACATTCCGAGCACAAGACGGATTATGGGAAAACCATAAAATCGAAGATGTCGCGACACCGGAAGGCTTTAATAGGGATCCTGATTTGGTACAAGCATTTTACAACCAACGTCGTTCCAGTTTGCAAAGCGACGGCGTTCAGCCAAATTCTGCCCATAAAGCACTAGGAGAGCTTGAGGATAAGCTTGATGGTAACGTGACTATCATTACTCAAAACATCGACAACTTGCATGAGAGAGGCGGTAGCCACAACATTATTCATATGCATGGCGAACTTCTAAAAGCACGTTGCAGTGAGTCGAATCAGGTTGTCGACCATAAAGATGACATCGAAACCGGCGAGCTTTGCCATTGCTGCCAGATCCCAGCGCAAATGCGTCCACATATCGTTTGGTTTGGTGAAATGCCATTAAGAATGGGAGAGATCTACTCTGCATTAGAAGAAGCGGATCTGTTTATTTCGATTGGTACATCTGGGGTTGTTTATCCGGCCGCAGGGTTTGTGCATGATGCTAGGATGCATGGTGCACACACTATCGAGATCAACCTTGAACCCAGTGCGGTTGAGAGTGAGTTTGAGGAGAAGCGTTACGGAAAGGCGAGTATTGAAGTGCCGAAATTGGTGGGTGAACTGTTGTGCTCAGAGAAAGGCTCTTTGACGGTTTAA
- a CDS encoding extracellular solute-binding protein produces the protein MKKWATLLAGSACALSMLSAPSFAKDNKELVFMNWGPYINSEILEQFTDETGIKVIYSTYESNETLYAKLKTHNKGYDLVVPSTYFVSKMRDEGMLQKIDKTKLHNFKNLDTNYLDKPYDPNNDYSIPHVVAITGLAVNTDMYDPEDFQSWADLWKPELEGQLMMMDDTREVFHIALRKLGYSGNTTNEKEIDEAYAELQKLMPNVLVFNSDNPGAPYMSGEVGLGMLWNGSAAAAQNEGLPIKLVFPKEGGIGWVDNFAISSGAVNVEAAHQMIDFLLRPEIAEQISRDTGYLTAVKASNEKFKDSPALFPSQEDLDRVEWQAAVGDKTVKYEDYFMKLKAGQ, from the coding sequence ATGAAAAAATGGGCTACTCTATTAGCTGGTAGTGCATGTGCGCTTTCAATGTTATCTGCACCGTCATTTGCAAAAGATAACAAAGAATTGGTATTCATGAACTGGGGACCTTACATCAACAGTGAGATTCTAGAACAGTTCACGGATGAAACTGGTATTAAGGTGATTTACTCGACTTACGAGTCGAATGAAACCTTGTACGCAAAGCTAAAAACACACAACAAAGGCTATGACCTAGTTGTGCCGTCGACTTACTTCGTATCTAAGATGCGCGACGAAGGTATGCTACAAAAGATCGACAAAACGAAGCTGCACAACTTCAAGAATCTAGATACTAACTATCTAGACAAGCCGTACGACCCTAACAACGATTATTCGATTCCACATGTCGTTGCGATAACAGGTCTTGCTGTTAACACTGACATGTACGATCCAGAAGATTTCCAAAGCTGGGCCGATTTATGGAAGCCTGAGCTTGAAGGTCAACTGATGATGATGGACGACACGCGTGAAGTGTTCCACATCGCACTACGTAAGTTAGGTTACTCTGGCAACACAACAAACGAGAAAGAGATCGACGAAGCGTACGCTGAGCTACAAAAGCTAATGCCGAACGTCCTCGTATTTAATTCAGACAATCCAGGTGCGCCATACATGTCAGGTGAAGTAGGTCTTGGTATGCTGTGGAACGGTTCTGCTGCTGCTGCGCAAAACGAAGGGCTACCGATTAAACTGGTTTTCCCTAAAGAAGGCGGTATCGGTTGGGTAGATAACTTTGCGATTAGTTCTGGCGCAGTAAACGTAGAAGCGGCCCATCAGATGATCGACTTCCTACTTCGCCCAGAAATCGCCGAGCAAATCTCTCGTGACACCGGTTACCTAACAGCAGTTAAAGCTTCTAACGAGAAGTTCAAAGACAGCCCTGCTCTGTTTCCTTCGCAAGAAGACCTTGACCGTGTTGAATGGCAAGCGGCAGTTGGCGATAAAACCGTGAAGTATGAAGATTATTTCATGAAACTCAAAGCGGGTCAGTAA
- the grxB gene encoding glutaredoxin 2, with protein sequence MKLYIYEHCPFCARVLYVAGSLNLSINSTVIDYDDETTTTKISGIKQVPVFVNDNNQALTESLDIIEHLLQQADVCEKSKPSHDVLQWQSDAFLTLQKIGYPRWYLYPLKEFKKESAQIAWREKKETETLNFDALLADTKDIARDAEELIKRAGALLNTNRDLVDKSIIFSILRGFTSAIEINWDPFVANWIIKQSKETGVSLLTERFPPELNSVAK encoded by the coding sequence ATGAAACTGTATATTTATGAACACTGCCCATTTTGTGCCCGTGTGTTATACGTTGCCGGTTCTTTGAACCTCAGTATTAATTCAACGGTTATTGATTATGATGATGAGACCACAACGACGAAGATATCAGGAATTAAGCAGGTTCCTGTCTTTGTTAACGACAATAATCAAGCATTAACTGAGAGCCTAGATATCATTGAGCACCTTTTGCAACAGGCTGACGTCTGTGAAAAAAGCAAACCATCGCACGATGTACTCCAATGGCAGAGTGACGCGTTCTTAACTTTACAAAAAATTGGCTACCCTCGATGGTATTTGTATCCACTAAAAGAGTTCAAGAAGGAGTCTGCACAAATTGCATGGCGAGAGAAAAAAGAAACCGAAACGTTAAATTTTGATGCATTGCTTGCTGATACCAAAGATATAGCCAGAGACGCTGAAGAGTTAATCAAGCGCGCCGGCGCTTTGTTAAATACCAACCGTGACCTTGTTGACAAGAGCATTATTTTCTCCATTTTGCGTGGTTTTACCAGTGCTATAGAAATCAATTGGGACCCGTTTGTCGCTAACTGGATAATAAAACAAAGTAAAGAAACGGGTGTTTCTCTTCTCACTGAACGCTTTCCTCCTGAGCTAAATTCTGTAGCAAAATAA
- a CDS encoding GGDEF domain-containing protein, with product MCLNMLVNPILLVATLMLVASLLMLGLSSFIPIDSNYDLLFETNTLVIAMYIYCVTHRAIRPYKSLHYGVLLLIANLIYDVFTELKQFDEWSDRHELLDTFLEDGLVQISFLLIACGITKLIAKLKDQSKQDELTGLYNRKKFDAIKLKEFELIYFDLDGLKEVNDQKGHQVGDLVIVRFSQALSQTALGDEMVFRVGGDEFVVTAELGRGEEFVNQVNCRLHGEDIPFSYGIEVTNQENFDLALDKSDKAMYQMKQSQRPITAKG from the coding sequence ATGTGCTTAAACATGTTAGTGAATCCGATATTATTAGTTGCCACTCTTATGCTTGTAGCATCACTTTTAATGCTCGGTTTGAGCTCATTTATCCCGATAGACTCTAATTACGACCTATTATTCGAAACGAATACGCTCGTGATTGCCATGTATATTTACTGTGTAACCCACCGCGCTATTCGCCCCTATAAATCCCTTCACTATGGCGTATTACTGCTGATTGCGAACCTCATTTATGATGTTTTCACTGAGCTAAAACAGTTCGACGAATGGTCGGATAGACACGAATTACTCGATACTTTTCTAGAAGATGGTCTCGTACAAATTTCATTCTTACTTATTGCCTGCGGCATTACGAAGCTGATCGCTAAATTAAAAGATCAGAGCAAGCAAGATGAGCTGACAGGTTTGTACAACCGTAAGAAATTTGACGCCATTAAGCTGAAGGAATTCGAACTCATCTATTTCGATTTGGATGGATTAAAAGAGGTCAATGACCAAAAAGGACATCAAGTAGGAGATTTAGTGATTGTTCGCTTTTCTCAAGCCTTAAGCCAAACGGCATTGGGAGATGAAATGGTATTTAGAGTTGGAGGGGATGAATTCGTTGTAACCGCTGAACTTGGACGTGGTGAGGAGTTTGTGAATCAAGTCAATTGTCGGCTCCATGGAGAGGATATTCCTTTTTCTTATGGTATTGAAGTCACTAACCAAGAGAACTTTGACTTGGCGCTCGATAAGTCAGATAAAGCCATGTATCAAATGAAACAATCGCAACGACCTATTACAGCAAAGGGTTAA
- a CDS encoding extracellular solute-binding protein produces the protein MKKTLYTGALCAATLLSIPSFAADQELYFYNWSEYIPNEVLENFTKETGIKVYYSTYESNESMYAKLKTQGTGYDLVVPSTYFVSKMRKEGMLQKIDKTKLSHFADLDPNYLDKPFDPNNEYSIPYIWGATGIGINSDMLDKSSVKNWGDLWDTQWEGQLMMMDDSREVFHIALSKLGYSPNTTNPEEIKEAYEELRKLMPNVLVFNSDFPANPYLAGEVSLGMLWNGSAYMARQEGAAIDIIWPEKGAIFWMDSLAIPTGAKNIEAAHKMIDFLLRPENAAKIALEIGYPTPVKTAYPLLPKAFAEDKNVFPPQSVMDNGVWQDEVGEASVLYDEYFQKLKVNN, from the coding sequence ATGAAAAAAACACTGTATACCGGCGCATTGTGTGCTGCTACTTTACTTTCGATCCCCTCTTTCGCAGCTGACCAAGAATTGTATTTTTACAACTGGTCTGAATATATTCCAAATGAAGTACTTGAAAACTTCACCAAAGAAACGGGTATTAAAGTCTATTACTCGACTTATGAGTCTAACGAAAGCATGTATGCTAAGTTGAAAACTCAAGGTACGGGTTACGACTTAGTGGTTCCTTCGACTTACTTCGTTTCTAAGATGCGCAAAGAAGGCATGCTTCAAAAAATTGATAAAACGAAGCTAAGTCACTTTGCAGATTTGGACCCTAATTACTTAGACAAGCCCTTTGACCCAAATAACGAATACTCTATCCCATACATTTGGGGCGCAACGGGTATTGGCATCAACTCAGACATGCTAGACAAATCTTCAGTTAAAAACTGGGGCGATCTGTGGGATACACAGTGGGAAGGTCAACTGATGATGATGGATGATTCTCGTGAGGTTTTCCATATCGCACTGTCTAAACTGGGTTACTCTCCCAACACAACGAACCCTGAAGAAATCAAAGAAGCGTACGAAGAACTTCGCAAATTAATGCCAAATGTATTGGTTTTTAACTCAGATTTCCCAGCAAATCCCTACCTAGCAGGTGAAGTATCTCTTGGTATGCTTTGGAATGGATCGGCTTACATGGCACGCCAAGAAGGTGCCGCGATCGATATCATTTGGCCAGAGAAAGGCGCTATCTTCTGGATGGACAGCTTAGCGATTCCAACAGGGGCTAAGAACATTGAAGCTGCTCATAAGATGATCGATTTCCTTCTTCGCCCAGAAAATGCAGCTAAGATTGCGCTAGAAATCGGTTACCCGACACCAGTTAAAACCGCTTACCCTCTTTTACCGAAAGCCTTCGCCGAAGATAAGAACGTTTTCCCACCGCAATCGGTGATGGATAATGGCGTTTGGCAAGATGAAGTTGGTGAAGCGAGTGTCCTTTATGATGAGTACTTCCAAAAACTCAAAGTAAATAACTAA
- a CDS encoding ammonium transporter yields MSDTVTQVHSAVQTLTQSSDTLFLLLGAIMVFLMHAGFAFLEVGTVRKKNQVNALVKILSDFGVSAIAYFFIGYWIAYGNNFFVDAETLSQGNGYELVKFFFLMTFAAAIPAIVSGGIAERARFYPILIATLFTVGFIYPFFEGIIWNGNFGFQAWLEGSFGYQFHDFAGSVVVHGVGGWIALVAVYFLGMRKGRIRAGKHTNFAPSNIPFLALGSWILCVGWFGFNVMSAQAINGISGLVAMNSLMAMVGGILAALVVGKNDPGFIHNGPLAGLVAVCAGSDLMHPLAALVTGGIAGALFVYLFTYMQNKTKIDDVLGVWPLHGVCGAWGGIAAGIFGQQAFWGLGGVSFFSQVTGTLTGIAVALIGALTVYGVLNKLTGLRLSEEDEFNGADLSIHKISSTSED; encoded by the coding sequence ATGAGTGATACGGTGACTCAAGTTCATAGTGCAGTACAAACCCTTACCCAAAGTTCAGATACTTTATTCCTATTACTTGGCGCAATCATGGTCTTTTTGATGCATGCAGGCTTTGCATTTCTAGAAGTCGGTACGGTAAGAAAAAAGAACCAAGTGAACGCACTGGTTAAAATACTCTCAGATTTTGGGGTCTCCGCCATCGCTTACTTCTTTATCGGTTATTGGATTGCTTATGGGAACAACTTCTTTGTTGATGCCGAAACCTTGTCTCAAGGGAATGGGTACGAACTGGTTAAGTTCTTTTTCCTAATGACTTTTGCAGCGGCTATTCCTGCGATTGTTTCGGGTGGCATCGCAGAACGTGCACGTTTCTACCCAATATTGATTGCAACGTTGTTTACGGTTGGCTTCATCTATCCATTTTTTGAAGGCATCATTTGGAACGGTAACTTTGGTTTCCAAGCGTGGTTAGAAGGTTCGTTTGGTTATCAATTCCATGACTTCGCGGGCTCGGTCGTCGTTCACGGCGTTGGGGGTTGGATTGCGTTGGTCGCGGTCTATTTTCTTGGTATGCGTAAAGGCCGCATCCGTGCAGGTAAGCACACAAACTTTGCACCATCGAACATTCCCTTCTTAGCGCTGGGTTCTTGGATCTTATGTGTGGGTTGGTTTGGTTTTAACGTGATGTCAGCTCAAGCTATTAACGGCATTAGTGGGTTAGTGGCAATGAATTCATTAATGGCCATGGTCGGGGGGATTCTTGCTGCTTTAGTGGTCGGTAAAAATGACCCGGGCTTTATTCATAATGGTCCGTTAGCGGGATTGGTTGCGGTTTGTGCCGGTTCAGACTTGATGCATCCACTGGCCGCACTGGTGACTGGCGGTATTGCTGGTGCGTTGTTTGTCTATCTGTTTACCTATATGCAAAATAAAACAAAGATTGATGATGTATTAGGTGTGTGGCCTTTACATGGCGTATGTGGCGCTTGGGGGGGCATTGCGGCAGGTATCTTTGGACAGCAAGCATTCTGGGGGCTAGGGGGCGTAAGCTTTTTCTCTCAGGTAACAGGAACCCTTACGGGTATTGCTGTCGCTTTGATCGGAGCGCTCACTGTCTATGGTGTGTTGAATAAGCTGACAGGCCTGCGTTTGAGCGAAGAAGACGAGTTCAACGGCGCGGATTTGTCAATCCATAAGATCTCCTCTACTAGTGAAGACTAG